The sequence CCCGGCGCGGAAGGCACGCTGAAGGTCAAGGAGCCCAAGCCGAGCAAGCTCGATCTGTTCAATGCGGCGCTCGCCGAGGCCGACGGCGGCCCCAGCACCGAGGCCACCACCGCCAAGAAGAAGAAGGCGCCCGCGAAGAAGGCCGCCAAGGTCGCCGGAGCCGATGCGTCGGCGACATCAGAGGATGCGGAGACCACCGAGGCGCCGGCCGTCGAAGCCGAGGCCGCTCCCGTCAAGGACGAGTCCGAGCCGGCAGCTGAAGGCGCAGACGCCACGGTGCCTGCCGAGCAGGCCGACCAATCGTGAGTTCGGTCGTCGTCGACGCGGTCGAGCATCTGGTCCGCGGCATTGTCGACAACCCCGACGACGTCCGGGTCGACATGGTGACGTCCCGCCGCGGCCGCACCGTTGAGGTGCACGTGCACCCCGAGGATCTCGGCAAGGTCATCGGGCGCGGCGGCCGGACGGCAACCGCGCTGCGCACCCTGGTCGCGGGCATCGGCGGCCGGGGCATCCGCGTCGACGTGGTGGACACCGACCAGTAGCAGTCCACGATGGACCTGGTAGTCGGACGTGTCGTGAAGGCTCACGGCATCACCGGCGAAGTTGTCGTCGAGGTTCGCACCGACGATCCCGACACGCGTTTCGCGCCGGGCACGCGACTACGGGCACGACCGTCGCGAGGCGGGCCGCAGCGCGAACTCGTCATCGAATCGGCCCGCGAGCACAGCGGGCGGCTGCTGGTGCGATTGGAAGGCGTCGCTGACCGCAACGGTGCCGAAGCGTTGCGCGGCAACGTCTTCCTCGTCGACACCGAGGATCTGCCGCCGATCGACGACCCCGACGAATTCTACGACCATCAGCTCGAGGGGTTGCGGGTGGTGACCATCGACGGCCGGCTCGTCGGAAACGTCAACGAAGTGCTGCACACCGCGGCGGGCGAATTGTTGTCGGTGACGTCGGAGACGGGCGCCGAAGTGCTGGTGCCGTTCGTCAGCGCCATCGTCACTGAGGTGTCGCTGCAAGACGAGACCATCGAGATCGACCCGCCCGAAGGTCTTCTGGAGCTTCAATGAGGATGGCCAACCGTGCTCATTGAGGTCGTGACGATCTTCCCCGACTACCTGGATCCGCTGCGACAGTCGTTGCCCGGCAAGGCGATCGAGGCCGGCACCGTCGACCTTCGGGTGCACGACCTGCGGCACTGGACGCATGATGTGCATCGGTCAGTCGACGACTCCCCGTACGGCGGGGGGCCGGGAATGGTGATGAAGGCCCCCGTGTGGGGTGACGCGCTCGACGAAATATGTTCGCCGCAAACACTTCTCGTTGTCCCGACGCCCGCAGGGCGGCTGTTCACGCAAGCGACGGCACAACGCTGGGGCGAGGAGTCGCACCTGGTGTTCGCGTGCGGCCGATACGAGGGCATCGATCAGCGCGTGATGGACGACGCCGCGCAGCGGATGCGCGTCGAAGAGGTTTCCATCGGCGATTACGTATTGCCCGGCGGCGAGTCGGCTGCGCTGGTGATGATCGAGGCCGTCGTGCGCCTGCTACCGGACGTGTTGGGAAATCCCGCGTCACACCAAGAGGATTCGCACTCAGACGGTCTGCTGGAGGGTCCGAGTTACACCCGGCCGCCGAGTTGGCGCGGCCTGGATGTGCCCGATGTGCTGCTCTCGGGGGACCACGCGAAGGTCGCGGCGTGGCGACGGCAGCAGAGCCTGGACCGCACCCGCGAACGCCGACCGGATCTGATCGACGGGCCCGACTAGATCTTGCCGCCGGGGAACATCGTCTTGACCGCCTGGGTCATCCTGTCGCGCGCCGCCGCCGCA is a genomic window of Mycobacterium sp. ITM-2016-00318 containing:
- the rimM gene encoding ribosome maturation factor RimM (Essential for efficient processing of 16S rRNA), which translates into the protein MDLVVGRVVKAHGITGEVVVEVRTDDPDTRFAPGTRLRARPSRGGPQRELVIESAREHSGRLLVRLEGVADRNGAEALRGNVFLVDTEDLPPIDDPDEFYDHQLEGLRVVTIDGRLVGNVNEVLHTAAGELLSVTSETGAEVLVPFVSAIVTEVSLQDETIEIDPPEGLLELQ
- the trmD gene encoding tRNA (guanosine(37)-N1)-methyltransferase TrmD, which encodes MLIEVVTIFPDYLDPLRQSLPGKAIEAGTVDLRVHDLRHWTHDVHRSVDDSPYGGGPGMVMKAPVWGDALDEICSPQTLLVVPTPAGRLFTQATAQRWGEESHLVFACGRYEGIDQRVMDDAAQRMRVEEVSIGDYVLPGGESAALVMIEAVVRLLPDVLGNPASHQEDSHSDGLLEGPSYTRPPSWRGLDVPDVLLSGDHAKVAAWRRQQSLDRTRERRPDLIDGPD
- the rpsP gene encoding 30S ribosomal protein S16, encoding MAVKIKLTRLGKIRNPQYRIAVADARTRRDGRSIEVIGRYHPKEDPSLIEIDSERAQYWLSVGAQPTEPVLALLKITGDWQKFKGLPGAEGTLKVKEPKPSKLDLFNAALAEADGGPSTEATTAKKKKAPAKKAAKVAGADASATSEDAETTEAPAVEAEAAPVKDESEPAAEGADATVPAEQADQS
- a CDS encoding RNA-binding protein, which encodes MSSVVVDAVEHLVRGIVDNPDDVRVDMVTSRRGRTVEVHVHPEDLGKVIGRGGRTATALRTLVAGIGGRGIRVDVVDTDQ